One window of the Streptomyces sp. TS71-3 genome contains the following:
- a CDS encoding glycosyltransferase family 2 protein, with protein sequence MNVPDVSVIVGAYEAMPYLIRCLESVEAQTLPADRVEVIAVDDGSTDGTGEYLEKFAERTDLSVRVVRQENSGGPSGPRNVGLGLARGRYVFLLDADDYLGDEALERMVAIADRNGTDVVLGRIEGVNRGAPKSMFRNGDVPRTDVFSSNIKYTLSAQKLFRRALIERHGLRFDESLTTGEDALFTMDAYLRADGVSIVADHACYHLVGREDGNHATKRGSHVPRFDSARALMRLIAERVPAGPRRDTLMMRPLVITLLPQFGPSFLKLDEETRREKMELARPLMDAYWTEGVAALLKVDQRLRLHLVAKGRADLLADVLTFLKGKKSPAAVLERRGRRAYLAYPHFRDAAAGIPDSVYTPSAGETAAIPGLRRRRRRPGLRTARRVALRVWRGRRRDLTAS encoded by the coding sequence ATGAACGTTCCTGACGTGAGCGTCATTGTCGGGGCATACGAGGCGATGCCGTACCTGATCCGCTGTCTGGAGTCGGTCGAGGCGCAGACGCTGCCCGCCGACCGCGTCGAGGTCATCGCCGTCGACGACGGTTCCACGGACGGGACGGGCGAGTACCTGGAGAAGTTCGCGGAGCGCACGGACCTCTCGGTCCGGGTGGTCAGGCAGGAGAACTCGGGCGGCCCCAGCGGCCCCCGCAACGTCGGCCTGGGCCTGGCCCGCGGCCGCTACGTCTTCCTCCTCGACGCGGACGACTATCTCGGCGACGAGGCGCTGGAGCGGATGGTCGCGATCGCCGACCGGAACGGCACCGACGTGGTGCTCGGCAGGATCGAGGGGGTCAACCGCGGGGCCCCGAAGTCCATGTTCAGGAACGGCGACGTTCCCCGCACCGACGTCTTCTCGTCGAACATCAAGTACACCCTCAGCGCCCAGAAGCTCTTCCGGCGCGCGCTGATCGAGCGGCACGGCCTGCGGTTCGACGAGTCGCTGACGACCGGCGAGGACGCGCTGTTCACCATGGACGCCTACCTGCGCGCCGACGGCGTCTCCATCGTGGCGGACCACGCCTGCTACCACCTGGTGGGCCGCGAGGACGGCAACCACGCGACGAAGCGCGGCAGCCACGTCCCCCGCTTCGACTCGGCGCGCGCCCTGATGCGCCTGATCGCGGAGCGGGTGCCCGCCGGGCCCCGCCGCGACACGCTCATGATGCGGCCGCTGGTCATCACGCTCCTGCCGCAGTTCGGCCCCTCCTTCCTGAAGCTCGACGAGGAGACGCGGCGGGAGAAGATGGAGCTGGCCAGGCCCCTGATGGACGCCTACTGGACGGAGGGCGTCGCCGCCCTGCTCAAGGTCGACCAGCGGCTCAGGCTGCACCTGGTGGCGAAGGGCCGCGCCGATCTGCTCGCGGACGTCCTCACCTTCCTCAAGGGCAAGAAGTCCCCGGCGGCGGTCCTCGAACGCCGCGGCCGCCGCGCCTACCTGGCCTACCCGCACTTCCGCGACGCGGCCGCGGGCATCCCGGACTCCGTCTACACGCCGTCCGCGGGGGAGACCGCCGCCATCCCCGGCCTGAGGCGCAGACGGCGAAGGCCCGGCCTGCGCACGGCCCGCCGGGTGGCCCTGCGGGTGTGGCGGGGGCGGAGGAGGGACCTGACGGCGTCCTGA
- the proB gene encoding glutamate 5-kinase gives MVDARRVVVKVGSSSLTTAAGGLDADRVDALVDVLAACLPAGGPARAGAAEGRARRGPGEREIVLVSSGAIAAGLAPLGLRRRPTDLARQQAAASVGQGLLVARYTASFARYGVRVGQILLTSDDTSRRAHHRNAARTLDKLLAMGALPVVNENDTVATDEIRFGDNDRLAALVAHLVHADLLVLLSDVDGVYDGDPGLPGSTRIAEVRDPADLDGVPIAGSGRAGVGTGGMVTKVEAARIAAAAGIPVVLTSASRAADALAGRDTGTYFRPAERRSADRLLWLQHASTPQGALILDDGAVRAVVEGRKSLLPAGIKGVEGDFTAGDPVELCDSSGRAVARGLVSFDAKEIPRLIGRSTRDLAQELGPAYEREVVHRDDLVLLHP, from the coding sequence GTGGTCGACGCCCGCCGGGTCGTGGTCAAGGTCGGCTCCTCCTCGCTGACCACCGCCGCGGGCGGCCTGGACGCCGACCGCGTGGACGCACTCGTGGACGTGCTCGCCGCGTGCCTGCCGGCAGGCGGGCCGGCCCGCGCGGGCGCCGCCGAGGGCCGGGCACGCCGGGGCCCGGGCGAGCGGGAGATCGTGCTCGTGTCGTCCGGCGCGATCGCCGCGGGACTCGCCCCCTTGGGGCTGCGCCGCCGGCCCACCGACCTGGCCCGCCAGCAGGCCGCCGCCAGCGTCGGCCAGGGACTGCTGGTGGCCCGCTACACGGCCTCCTTCGCCCGGTACGGCGTCCGCGTCGGCCAGATCCTGCTCACCAGCGACGACACCAGCCGCCGCGCCCACCACCGCAACGCCGCCCGCACCCTCGACAAACTGCTCGCCATGGGCGCGCTGCCGGTCGTCAACGAGAACGACACCGTCGCCACCGACGAGATCCGCTTCGGCGACAACGACCGCCTCGCCGCCCTCGTCGCCCATCTCGTGCACGCCGACCTCCTGGTGCTGCTCTCGGACGTCGACGGCGTCTACGACGGCGACCCGGGCCTGCCGGGCAGCACCCGGATCGCCGAGGTGCGCGACCCCGCCGACCTGGACGGCGTGCCGATCGCCGGCAGCGGCCGGGCGGGCGTCGGCACCGGCGGCATGGTCACCAAGGTCGAGGCAGCCCGGATCGCGGCCGCGGCCGGCATCCCCGTCGTCCTCACCTCCGCGAGCCGGGCCGCCGACGCCCTCGCGGGCCGGGACACCGGCACCTACTTCCGGCCCGCCGAGCGGCGCTCCGCCGACCGGCTGCTCTGGCTCCAGCACGCCTCCACCCCGCAGGGCGCCCTGATCCTCGACGACGGGGCGGTCCGGGCGGTCGTGGAGGGCCGCAAATCGCTGCTGCCCGCCGGCATCAAGGGCGTCGAGGGCGACTTCACCGCGGGCGACCCCGTCGAGCTGTGCGACAGCTCGGGACGCGCCGTCGCTCGGGGACTCGTCAGCTTCGACGCCAAGGAGATCCCCCGGCTCATCGGCCGCTCCACCCGCGACCTGGCCCAGGAGCTCGGGCCCGCCTACGAGCGCGAGGTCGTACACAGGGACGACCTGGTCCTGCTGCACCCGTAG
- a CDS encoding glutamate-5-semialdehyde dehydrogenase, whose translation MTSLSENFTGSPYDSMSPVAQAAYRSRAAAADLAPLPRATKDDVLLAIADALEVRTSEIVEANQLDVAAARKAGTGDALVDRLTLTPKRVRAMASDVRDVAALPDPVGEVVRGSTLPNGIDLRQVRVPLGVVGIIYEARPNVTVDAAALCLKSGNAVLLRGSSSAYQSNTALVRVLRDAVGGAGLPADAVQLVPGESRESVRELMRARGLVDVLIPRGGASLIRAVVEESSVPVIETGTGNCHVYVDAQADLDMAVDILINSKAQRPSVCNAAETLLVHQDIAAAFLPRALDALAEAGVTVHADARVLAYAEGSKATVVPATTDDWETEYLSYDIAAGVVDSLDRAVEHIRLWSSGHTEAIVTTSQQAARRFTQLVDATTVAVNASTRFTDGGQFGFGAEIGISTQKLHARGPMGLPELTSTKYIVTGDGHTRP comes from the coding sequence ATGACGTCGCTCTCCGAGAACTTCACGGGCTCGCCGTACGACTCGATGTCCCCGGTCGCGCAGGCCGCCTACCGGTCACGCGCCGCCGCGGCCGACCTCGCGCCGCTGCCGCGGGCCACCAAGGACGACGTACTGCTGGCCATCGCGGACGCCCTGGAGGTCCGTACCAGCGAGATCGTCGAGGCCAACCAGCTCGACGTGGCCGCCGCCCGCAAGGCCGGCACCGGTGACGCGCTCGTGGACCGCCTCACGCTGACCCCGAAGCGGGTCCGCGCCATGGCCTCGGACGTGCGCGACGTCGCGGCCCTGCCCGACCCGGTCGGCGAGGTGGTCCGCGGCTCCACCCTGCCGAACGGCATCGACCTCCGCCAGGTCCGCGTCCCGCTCGGCGTGGTCGGCATCATCTACGAGGCCCGGCCCAACGTCACGGTCGACGCCGCGGCCCTCTGCCTCAAGTCCGGAAACGCCGTCCTGCTGCGCGGCTCCTCCTCCGCCTACCAGTCGAACACCGCCCTGGTGCGGGTGCTGCGCGACGCGGTCGGCGGCGCCGGGCTGCCCGCCGACGCCGTCCAGCTCGTGCCCGGGGAGAGCCGCGAGTCCGTACGGGAGCTGATGCGCGCCCGGGGCCTCGTCGACGTCCTCATCCCCCGCGGCGGCGCCTCCCTGATCCGGGCGGTCGTCGAGGAGTCCAGCGTCCCCGTCATCGAGACCGGCACGGGCAACTGCCACGTCTACGTCGACGCCCAGGCGGACCTGGACATGGCGGTCGACATCCTGATCAACTCCAAGGCCCAGCGCCCCAGCGTCTGCAACGCCGCGGAGACCCTCCTCGTGCACCAGGACATCGCGGCCGCCTTCCTGCCGCGCGCCCTGGACGCCCTCGCCGAGGCAGGCGTGACGGTGCACGCGGACGCGCGCGTGCTCGCCTATGCCGAGGGCTCCAAGGCCACGGTCGTGCCGGCCACCACGGACGACTGGGAGACCGAGTACCTCTCCTACGACATCGCGGCCGGCGTCGTCGACTCCCTGGACCGGGCCGTGGAGCACATCAGGCTGTGGTCGTCCGGGCACACGGAGGCCATCGTCACCACCTCACAGCAGGCCGCCCGCCGCTTCACACAGCTCGTCGACGCCACCACCGTCGCCGTGAACGCCTCGACGCGGTTCACGGACGGCGGCCAGTTCGGCTTCGGCGCCGAGATCGGCATCTCCACCCAGAAGCTGCACGCCCGCGGTCCCATGGGCCTCCCCGAGCTCACCAGCACCAAGTACATCGTCACCGGCGACGGCCACACACGCCCCTGA
- a CDS encoding M48 family metallopeptidase: MTDADYEPHDRVPGRSRSRFPGISSRAYEHPADRSALVALRRLSGFDTVFKALSSLLPERSLRLLFLSDSVRVSDAQFVHLNDMLRDACYILDLKKIPPMYVNQDPQPNAMCIGLDEPIIVVTTGLVELLDEEEMRAAIGHEVGHALSGHSVYRTVLLFLTNLAMRVAWIPLGNVAVMAIVTGLREWFRKSELSADRAGLLVGQDLRASMRGLMKMAGGNHLHEMNVDAFLEQAEEYEAGGDLRDSVLKILNILPRTHPFATVRAAELKAWGESRDYQRILDGHYPQRDDDGNTSVSDSFRQSAASYASDVRNSKDPLMKLVSDLAGGAGDLGGKMRSAFGSFGGGTAPRDRASDRDPSQDDEPGPWDKPRPETD; encoded by the coding sequence ATGACCGACGCCGACTACGAGCCGCACGACCGGGTACCCGGCAGGTCCCGCTCGCGGTTCCCCGGGATCTCCTCCCGGGCGTACGAACATCCCGCGGACCGCTCCGCCCTGGTGGCACTGCGCAGGCTCAGCGGGTTCGACACCGTGTTCAAGGCGCTCAGCAGCCTGCTGCCGGAGCGCAGCCTGCGGCTGCTGTTCCTGTCCGACTCGGTGCGGGTCTCCGACGCCCAGTTCGTGCACCTCAACGACATGCTGCGGGACGCCTGCTACATCCTGGACCTGAAGAAGATCCCGCCGATGTACGTCAACCAGGACCCCCAGCCGAACGCGATGTGCATCGGCCTGGACGAGCCGATCATCGTGGTCACCACGGGGCTCGTGGAGTTGCTCGACGAGGAGGAGATGCGGGCGGCCATCGGCCACGAGGTGGGCCACGCGCTGTCCGGGCACTCGGTGTACCGCACCGTCCTGCTCTTCCTCACCAACCTCGCGATGCGCGTCGCGTGGATCCCCCTCGGCAACGTCGCCGTGATGGCGATCGTGACGGGGCTGCGCGAGTGGTTCCGCAAGTCCGAGCTGTCCGCGGACCGCGCGGGCCTGCTGGTCGGCCAGGACCTGCGGGCCTCGATGCGCGGCCTGATGAAGATGGCGGGCGGCAACCACCTGCACGAGATGAACGTCGACGCGTTCCTGGAGCAGGCGGAGGAGTACGAGGCCGGGGGCGACCTGCGGGACTCCGTGCTGAAGATCCTCAACATCCTCCCGCGCACGCACCCGTTCGCGACGGTGCGCGCCGCGGAGCTGAAGGCATGGGGCGAGTCCCGTGACTACCAGCGGATCCTCGACGGCCACTACCCGCAGCGCGACGACGACGGGAACACCTCCGTCTCCGACTCGTTCCGGCAGTCGGCGGCCTCGTACGCGAGCGACGTGCGCAACTCGAAGGACCCGCTGATGAAGCTCGTCTCCGACCTCGCGGGCGGTGCGGGCGACCTGGGCGGCAAGATGCGCAGCGCGTTCGGCTCCTTCGGCGGCGGCACGGCTCCCCGCGACCGCGCCTCCGATCGCGACCCCTCCCAGGACGACGAGCCGGGCCCGTGGGACAAGCCCCGGCCCGAGACGGACTGA
- the nadD gene encoding nicotinate-nucleotide adenylyltransferase, with translation MGEQDMPTGQHRPAARRDVPAGPVSTGKRRLGVMGGTFDPIHHGHLVAASEVASQFQLDEVVFVPTGQPWQKDAKEVSAAEDRYLMTVIATVENPQFSVSRIDVDRAGRTYTTDTLRELRDLNPDTDLFFITGADALNQILTWRDTDELFSLAHFIGVTRPGHPLADPGLPEGGVTLVEVPALAISSTDCRARVAAGEPVWYLVPDGVVRYIAKRNLYRGT, from the coding sequence ATGGGAGAGCAGGACATGCCTACCGGTCAGCACAGGCCGGCCGCCCGCCGGGACGTGCCGGCGGGCCCGGTGAGCACGGGCAAGCGCCGCCTGGGTGTGATGGGCGGAACGTTCGACCCGATCCACCACGGCCACCTGGTCGCAGCGAGTGAGGTCGCCTCGCAGTTCCAGCTCGACGAGGTCGTGTTCGTCCCGACGGGCCAGCCCTGGCAGAAGGACGCGAAGGAGGTCTCCGCGGCCGAGGACCGGTACCTGATGACGGTCATCGCCACCGTGGAGAACCCGCAGTTCTCGGTCAGCCGGATCGACGTCGACCGCGCCGGCCGCACCTACACCACCGACACCCTGCGCGAGCTGCGCGACCTCAACCCCGACACGGATCTCTTCTTCATCACCGGCGCCGACGCCCTGAACCAGATCCTCACCTGGCGCGACACCGACGAACTGTTCTCCCTCGCGCACTTCATCGGCGTCACGCGCCCCGGGCACCCGCTCGCCGACCCGGGCCTGCCCGAAGGCGGTGTCACGCTCGTGGAGGTCCCCGCGCTGGCGATCTCCTCCACAGACTGCCGTGCGAGGGTCGCGGCAGGCGAACCCGTCTGGTACCTCGTGCCGGACGGCGTGGTGCGTTACATCGCCAAGCGCAACCTGTACCGCGGCACCTGA